One Astatotilapia calliptera chromosome 1, fAstCal1.2, whole genome shotgun sequence DNA segment encodes these proteins:
- the cgref1 gene encoding cell growth regulator with EF hand domain protein 1 — MPFAAHTSTMQTGVLLECHLDQLVPRVLSLTLLVHLCLAAPGLPGTQREESVAAHPPSAALPNPFGSGEEERSLRQSYIQSSLKNRGQGGPEITTWEQEVFFLFGLYDYDRSGFLDGLEMMKLLSDFNSHHIPGAEASEQVVSMVDFLLQTQDLNQDGLLALSELLSPSITHTQDPSNNNAPQQEQEAVVEEQLSNAIANVDSAGAVEQRKEQIHEEIQLQEDVQGKEVEPIKQMDEYERHQIPEVTIEDLGQDHNIPVHQGQPEI, encoded by the exons ATGCCTTTTGCTGCTCATACATCAACTATGCAGACAG GTGTGCTCTTGGAGTGTCACCTGGACCAGCTGGTTCCGCGTGTTCTGTCTCTGACCCTGCTGGTACACCTGTGCCTGGCTGCACCAGGTCTTCCAGGAACACAGAG GGAGGAATCAGTAGCTGCCCATCCCCCTTCTGCAGCACTACCCAATCCCTTTGGCTCTGGAGAGGAGGAACGCAG TTTGAGACAGAGTTACATTCAATCAAGCCTGAAGAATAGAGGACAAGGAGGACCAGAAATCACCACCTGGGAGCAAG AGGTATTCTTCCTGTTTGGCCTTTATGATTATGATCGCAGTGGGTTCTTAGATGGCTTGGAGATGATGAAGCTCCTCTCAGATTTTAACTCCCATCATATACCTGGAGCAGAGGCCAGTGAGCAG GTGGTTTCTATGGTAGATTTCTTACTACAGACTCAGGATCTAAACCAGGATGGTCTGCTGGCTCTATCTGAACTGCTCTCCCCTTCAATCACCCACACACAG GACCCAAGCAACAACAATGCACCTCAGCAGGAGCAGGAAGCAGTAGTGGAGGAACAGCTATCAAACGCTATTGCTAACGTGGACAGTGCCGGAGCAGTGgagcagagaaaggaacagattCATGAAGAGATTCAGCTTCAAGAGGACGTACAAGGAAAGGAAGTTGAACCCATAAAGCAAATGGATGAATATGAGAGACATCAAATCCCAGAAGTCACAATAGAAGATCTGGGGCAGGACCACAATATTCCTGTACATCAGGGCCAACCAGagatataa